From Chlamydiifrater volucris, one genomic window encodes:
- the ybeY gene encoding rRNA maturation RNase YbeY — translation MKVFVSNRQKGVPISAQSVKQVVGFVVRHLSVSTDLLYVHFVEEHTLAKLHGRLFNDPSLTDTITVPIDAPGEPSSPHVLGEIFIDPKAAHRYLSRQAKEITEEALYKEITRYVVHSILHLVGYDDIAPEDRRKMRRKENFYLSLLEEAALILRA, via the coding sequence ATGAAAGTTTTCGTGTCGAATAGACAGAAGGGGGTGCCTATCTCCGCGCAGTCTGTGAAGCAAGTTGTTGGTTTTGTTGTCCGCCATCTCTCCGTGTCTACGGATCTTTTGTATGTCCATTTTGTCGAAGAACACACTCTGGCAAAGTTGCATGGTCGCTTGTTTAATGATCCCTCGTTGACGGACACCATCACGGTGCCTATAGATGCTCCAGGAGAGCCTTCTTCTCCCCATGTCCTTGGCGAAATCTTTATAGATCCAAAAGCAGCCCATAGATATCTTTCACGACAGGCGAAGGAAATAACTGAAGAGGCCTTATACAAAGAAATCACACGTTACGTCGTGCATTCCATCCTTCACCTAGTAGGTTATGATGACATAGCTCCTGAAGACAGACGAAAAATGAGAAGGAAAGAAAATTTTTACTTGTCCTTGTTGGAAGAAGCTGCTTTAATCCTGAGAGCTTAG
- a CDS encoding ribonuclease R family protein has product MKAKKTKRSSSSKKRPLKLPRFRKSSSFLVTGTLTINPRKGFGFVHPSDPKDLAFDVFIPPGNLKGAIEGDVVSVRVSESGSNKDGKYKGTIQEVLSRKKTSVVGTIISLQSPLKAIVYVPTFGQDATVKASLIPGKTYQEGDRILLKNEKWTSKGSLSASPFKMERFLGNLSDASADFATVKEEFSLVEEFPPEAVLEAESFSQEQISQLTETRKDLRDLLCFTIDSSSAKDFDDAVSLTYDQDNNYILGVHIADVSNYVRPNSALDKEAAKRCNSVYFPGKVIPMLPFALSDDLCSLKPNVDRLAVSVFMTFSPEGYLTDYNIFRSVIRSKYRMTYDEVDDIIQRKITHPVAKTIANMHELSNKFSAIREQRGCIRFVTPSITISLDSKQEPVALVENSQTDSHRLIEEFMLKANEVVAYHISHQGVSLPFRIHEEPNSESLESFTRLAKELGFEITFTNQEEPDFQHLLQVTAAGHSLEKFLATHFIRSMKTAIYSVENKGHYGLRLDYYTHFTSPIRRYADLIVHRLLFDSMAVSESHLEEIVRNCSNTERISARAENDYETIKKCRFIKKFLENSPSTTYEAMVISSTKEGMSFSIPEFFQEGFLPSVLLPEEFKEKNEGEIKKYPPGSKFFVRLTSVNLMTKEVLWEPVSKNDPKEEGLPSSKKEKKTKRRQRFSPRKEASPKTKTCRKKKVSRQKKSKNLNTK; this is encoded by the coding sequence TTGAAAGCAAAAAAAACTAAACGTTCCTCTTCTTCGAAAAAACGTCCTTTAAAGCTACCTAGGTTCAGAAAATCCTCTTCATTTTTAGTTACAGGCACTCTTACCATAAACCCTAGGAAAGGCTTTGGCTTCGTCCACCCCTCAGATCCTAAAGATCTAGCTTTTGATGTTTTTATCCCCCCAGGGAATCTCAAAGGGGCTATTGAAGGTGATGTCGTTTCCGTGCGTGTTTCAGAATCCGGTAGCAACAAAGATGGAAAATATAAAGGAACTATACAAGAGGTTCTGTCCAGAAAAAAAACCTCTGTTGTGGGAACTATTATTTCCCTCCAATCCCCCCTAAAAGCCATCGTTTATGTCCCCACCTTTGGTCAAGATGCAACCGTGAAGGCGAGCCTTATCCCTGGAAAAACTTACCAAGAAGGTGATCGTATCTTATTAAAAAATGAAAAATGGACATCCAAAGGCTCTTTGTCTGCATCTCCATTTAAAATGGAGAGATTTCTCGGCAATCTATCCGATGCTTCTGCAGATTTTGCTACCGTAAAAGAGGAATTTTCTTTAGTGGAGGAGTTCCCTCCAGAGGCAGTTCTAGAAGCTGAGTCCTTTTCACAAGAACAAATTTCCCAGCTTACGGAAACAAGAAAAGATCTAAGGGACCTCCTTTGCTTCACCATCGATTCTTCTTCAGCGAAAGATTTTGACGATGCCGTTTCTCTGACTTATGATCAAGACAATAACTATATCTTGGGCGTGCATATTGCTGACGTGTCAAACTACGTAAGACCTAATTCAGCATTGGATAAAGAAGCAGCTAAAAGGTGTAATTCTGTCTATTTTCCCGGGAAAGTTATACCTATGCTGCCTTTCGCTCTGTCCGATGATTTGTGCAGCCTAAAGCCTAACGTAGATCGTCTTGCCGTTTCTGTATTTATGACTTTTTCTCCTGAAGGTTATCTCACGGATTATAATATTTTTCGAAGCGTTATACGAAGCAAATACAGGATGACTTATGACGAAGTGGATGATATCATACAAAGAAAAATCACACACCCTGTAGCAAAGACCATTGCAAATATGCATGAGCTCAGCAATAAGTTCTCCGCAATTCGAGAACAACGCGGCTGCATACGCTTTGTGACCCCCTCGATCACTATATCCCTTGATTCTAAGCAAGAACCTGTGGCCTTGGTAGAGAATTCTCAAACAGATTCTCATCGTCTCATTGAAGAGTTTATGCTTAAAGCCAATGAGGTTGTTGCCTACCACATCAGTCATCAAGGAGTCTCTCTTCCGTTTCGTATCCACGAGGAGCCCAATTCAGAAAGTTTGGAATCTTTCACTAGATTAGCTAAGGAGTTAGGATTTGAGATCACCTTTACTAACCAAGAAGAACCAGATTTCCAACATCTTCTACAGGTAACAGCAGCGGGTCATTCGCTAGAAAAGTTTCTTGCCACCCATTTCATCAGAAGCATGAAAACAGCCATCTACTCCGTAGAAAATAAGGGACATTATGGCTTGCGTCTCGACTACTACACACATTTTACAAGCCCTATTCGTCGTTACGCAGATCTCATCGTTCATCGACTTTTATTCGATTCTATGGCTGTTTCTGAATCCCACTTGGAGGAAATTGTGAGAAACTGCTCAAATACGGAAAGAATTTCTGCTAGAGCAGAAAACGATTACGAAACAATAAAAAAATGCCGATTTATAAAAAAATTCTTAGAAAACTCGCCATCAACCACTTACGAGGCTATGGTTATTTCTTCAACTAAGGAAGGCATGTCATTCTCCATTCCTGAATTTTTCCAAGAGGGTTTCCTTCCCTCCGTACTTCTTCCTGAGGAATTCAAAGAAAAAAATGAAGGAGAGATAAAAAAATATCCTCCAGGAAGCAAATTTTTTGTTCGACTAACTTCTGTGAATTTAATGACAAAAGAAGTTCTTTGGGAGCCAGTTTCCAAGAACGATCCTAAGGAAGAGGGACTGCCATCAAGTAAAAAAGAAAAAAAAACTAAGAGAAGACAAAGGTTCTCTCCAAGAAAGGAAGCCTCCCCTAAAACCAAGACGTGTAGGAAAAAAAAAGTTTCTCGTCAAAAAAAATCTAAAAACCTAAACACCAAATGA
- a CDS encoding DUF3604 domain-containing protein has translation MRRSVCYVDPSSARAGQISTWQFLYNPAMPLPKGTKLKFDLQGSGRVIDWEVPTADLTSPKNVIYAKTPSGKIIKAKPVRAPGKLVPQFEFVLPSLVDIGETLTIVMGVNPEGPDNDELGNGSQLFVQRRKPFLLHVDTGNGEEETEVFSMDIRGNVLKKILIFTPSYVTKNKRFDITVRFEDEFGNLTNFAPESTRVELSYEHLRENLSWQLFIPETGFVVLPNLYFNETGIYRIKLRNLSTNESFVSAPVKCFPDASPNLMWGLLHGESERLDAEENIESCLRHFRDEKAFNFFASSSFEGSEGISSDLWKLISQNISDFNEEDRFVTVLGFQYAGNTKEEGIRHILSCKDNKSHTKQRDNKHLQLTKLYKNSSPKDFISIPCFTASKKYGYNFDSFHPEFERVVEIYNAWGSSETTEANGNPFPIKGFDTEEESGTIIHALKRNKRFGFVAGGYDDRGPYSTFFDNGQIQYSPGFTGIVSSKYTRESLMDALFKRHCYATSGPRIILGFHIAQEPMGTELSTAAKPGLMVNRHISGYVAGTSKLQKVEIIRNGDVLHTFSPQESLQIDYEYDDMTDLSTVALSPDKNKPSFAFYYLRVTQVDGAMAWSSPIWVDVEPSK, from the coding sequence ATGCGCAGATCCGTATGTTACGTCGACCCCTCTTCAGCCAGAGCCGGGCAGATATCTACATGGCAGTTTCTTTATAACCCAGCAATGCCCTTACCCAAGGGCACAAAGTTGAAATTCGATCTTCAGGGTTCTGGACGTGTTATCGATTGGGAAGTGCCCACTGCAGATCTAACCTCTCCTAAGAATGTCATCTATGCAAAGACCCCCTCTGGAAAAATCATTAAAGCCAAACCGGTCAGAGCCCCAGGCAAACTTGTCCCCCAATTTGAGTTTGTTCTCCCTTCTCTTGTTGATATAGGAGAAACACTAACCATCGTCATGGGAGTTAATCCCGAAGGACCAGACAATGATGAGTTAGGCAACGGGTCCCAGCTTTTTGTTCAAAGAAGAAAACCTTTCCTGCTACACGTGGATACTGGTAACGGGGAGGAAGAAACGGAAGTTTTTTCCATGGACATTCGAGGGAATGTTCTCAAAAAAATTCTTATTTTTACTCCTTCGTATGTCACCAAAAACAAACGATTTGATATCACAGTTCGTTTCGAAGATGAGTTTGGAAACTTAACTAATTTCGCTCCCGAATCGACACGTGTGGAGCTTTCTTACGAACACTTAAGGGAAAACCTCAGTTGGCAGCTTTTCATTCCAGAAACAGGTTTCGTTGTTCTTCCCAATCTTTATTTCAATGAGACAGGTATCTACCGAATTAAATTGCGCAACTTGTCAACTAACGAGAGCTTTGTTTCTGCGCCGGTAAAGTGCTTTCCTGATGCAAGTCCTAATCTTATGTGGGGATTGCTGCATGGTGAATCAGAGAGACTGGACGCCGAAGAAAATATCGAATCGTGCTTAAGACACTTCAGAGATGAAAAAGCTTTCAATTTCTTTGCTTCTTCTTCTTTCGAGGGGTCAGAAGGTATTTCTAGCGACTTGTGGAAGTTAATATCCCAAAATATTTCAGATTTTAACGAAGAAGACCGGTTTGTTACCGTCCTTGGCTTTCAATACGCCGGAAATACTAAGGAAGAAGGCATCCGCCATATTCTATCTTGCAAAGATAACAAATCTCACACGAAACAGCGCGATAACAAGCATTTGCAATTAACGAAACTCTATAAAAACTCTTCTCCTAAAGATTTTATTTCCATCCCATGTTTCACAGCATCGAAAAAATATGGTTACAATTTTGACTCCTTCCATCCTGAATTTGAGAGAGTTGTGGAAATCTATAACGCTTGGGGAAGCTCAGAAACAACTGAAGCTAACGGTAATCCTTTCCCTATAAAAGGCTTCGACACGGAGGAAGAATCTGGAACAATCATCCACGCTTTAAAACGTAATAAACGTTTTGGATTTGTCGCTGGAGGGTATGATGATCGAGGGCCTTATTCTACTTTCTTTGATAATGGTCAGATACAGTATTCACCCGGATTTACAGGAATCGTCTCCTCAAAATATACTAGAGAATCCTTAATGGATGCTTTGTTTAAACGGCATTGCTATGCTACCTCTGGTCCCAGGATTATATTAGGATTCCACATAGCTCAGGAACCTATGGGTACTGAGCTTTCAACAGCAGCAAAGCCTGGTCTCATGGTCAATCGCCACATTTCGGGATATGTTGCGGGAACCAGCAAACTGCAAAAAGTTGAAATCATCAGGAACGGCGACGTTTTGCATACCTTTTCTCCCCAAGAATCCTTGCAGATAGACTACGAATATGACGACATGACAGATCTGTCCACTGTAGCCTTGTCCCCTGATAAGAATAAACCTTCTTTTGCATTTTACTACTTACGAGTAACCCAGGTAGATGGAGCTATGGCTTGGAGTTCTCCAATATGGGTAGATGTAGAGCCTTCTAAATAA
- a CDS encoding anti-sigma factor antagonist, with translation MSDIRKETHGDTTVFFLEGKLDGVSSPSIQKTISEEISSGTKNIVLECSKLEYMSSAGIRVLLQSYHQAGKNSGKIVLTTVSKTIEQTLYVTGFLSYFHIYASLEDALSSLNQQED, from the coding sequence ATGAGTGACATTCGAAAGGAAACGCATGGGGATACAACAGTCTTCTTTCTCGAAGGAAAATTAGATGGTGTCTCCTCCCCCTCCATTCAAAAAACAATTTCTGAAGAAATATCTTCTGGAACTAAAAATATCGTTCTGGAATGTAGTAAGTTAGAATACATGTCTAGTGCTGGCATTCGGGTACTACTGCAAAGTTATCATCAAGCAGGGAAAAATTCTGGCAAAATAGTACTAACTACAGTCTCTAAAACCATAGAACAAACATTGTATGTAACCGGATTCCTTTCTTACTTCCATATTTATGCCTCTTTAGAGGATGCTTTATCATCACTAAATCAACAGGAAGATTGA
- a CDS encoding ubiquinone/menaquinone biosynthesis methyltransferase → MRSSSEIKFFFKAIASKYDFINSLLSLGNHHYWNFSLIREIEKFTYTKHDIKNLHLVDLCAGTGAITFKYLRKYPHATATLVDFCPEMLAIAKNRGEKFFPRYTLMEQDVSSLPFSDESIPLASMAYGLRNLKDVRKCLKEVFRTLVPGGFFYILELTKPEKNFIVRKAHKLFLKTYVPFIGSIFTENPSAYDHLKESIEGLPEIEKISQMLEGEGFCIKKTKSLTLGSATIWVAQKNS, encoded by the coding sequence ATGAGAAGTTCCTCAGAAATTAAGTTTTTTTTTAAAGCAATAGCTTCTAAATACGACTTTATAAACTCCTTACTGTCTTTGGGAAACCACCATTACTGGAATTTTTCTCTCATCCGAGAAATAGAGAAATTTACATATACAAAGCATGACATAAAAAACTTACATTTGGTCGACTTGTGCGCTGGCACAGGAGCCATAACTTTTAAATATCTGCGTAAATACCCTCACGCTACAGCAACATTAGTGGATTTTTGCCCAGAAATGCTTGCCATAGCAAAAAATCGAGGCGAAAAATTTTTTCCAAGGTACACCTTGATGGAGCAAGACGTTTCCTCGCTTCCCTTCTCTGATGAATCTATTCCTTTAGCATCTATGGCTTATGGATTACGTAATCTAAAAGATGTGAGGAAATGCCTAAAAGAAGTGTTCCGCACTTTGGTCCCTGGAGGTTTCTTCTATATTTTGGAACTTACAAAACCGGAGAAAAATTTTATAGTTAGAAAAGCTCACAAACTCTTTCTAAAAACTTACGTACCTTTCATAGGCAGCATTTTTACAGAAAATCCCTCCGCGTACGACCATCTGAAAGAAAGTATCGAAGGTTTACCAGAAATCGAAAAAATTTCCCAAATGCTGGAGGGAGAAGGATTCTGTATAAAGAAAACTAAGTCTCTCACTTTAGGAAGCGCTACGATATGGGTAGCACAGAAAAACTCCTAA
- a CDS encoding small basic protein yields MSRHPSYGKSVKGVKKRNVLKRFERIDVLKKLGRWKNETAKKATGLPKTPVL; encoded by the coding sequence ATGTCTCGCCATCCAAGTTATGGAAAATCCGTAAAGGGAGTAAAAAAACGCAATGTTTTAAAGCGTTTTGAGCGCATTGATGTGTTAAAGAAATTGGGAAGGTGGAAAAATGAAACAGCTAAGAAAGCTACCGGTCTTCCCAAGACACCAGTGCTTTAG
- a CDS encoding CofH family radical SAM protein, translating to MDLTPPGALCGRVLDKVVGGERLSEDDVVGLLALSTEKEISFIQKLADHVRSARVGDVVFFSSTYYLYPTNFCEFNCSFCAFYAKPGDAKGWWHTPEELLELISKVSQPISEVHIVSGCHPDCNLPYFEKLFSLLREYYPKLHRKGLTAVEYDYLAKLHGTDVKSILEALRDAGVQSLPGGGGEILVDSLRQTISPGRISSDRFLEIHRTAHELGLRTNATLLFDHIETPQNIAEHLKKLRDLQDETHGFKTLVPLKFANQNNALGKISRYKNRSPLRLALLFASIRLFLDNFDNIKSLWNYLGITNALEMLNCGANDFSSTHIGEQVFQMASSKDPVRMDIPGMQKLISGIGRKPCLVNSQTV from the coding sequence ATCGATTTGACTCCTCCGGGGGCGCTCTGTGGGCGTGTTCTCGATAAAGTAGTTGGGGGTGAGCGGCTGTCTGAGGATGACGTTGTCGGATTGCTTGCTCTTTCTACGGAGAAGGAAATTTCTTTCATTCAAAAACTAGCAGATCACGTACGCAGTGCTAGAGTGGGTGACGTAGTTTTCTTCTCTTCCACCTACTATTTATACCCTACAAACTTTTGCGAGTTTAATTGTTCATTCTGCGCGTTCTACGCTAAGCCTGGCGATGCTAAAGGGTGGTGGCATACTCCCGAAGAGTTACTAGAGCTAATTTCTAAAGTTTCTCAACCAATCTCTGAAGTTCATATTGTCTCTGGATGTCACCCAGATTGCAATTTACCTTACTTCGAAAAACTGTTTTCTTTACTCAGGGAATATTACCCTAAACTGCACCGAAAAGGGCTCACGGCGGTAGAATACGACTACTTGGCCAAACTTCACGGTACAGATGTTAAATCAATCTTAGAGGCACTTCGCGATGCGGGTGTCCAAAGTTTGCCCGGAGGAGGAGGAGAGATTCTTGTTGATTCTCTCAGACAAACTATCTCTCCAGGAAGAATTTCTTCCGATCGTTTTTTAGAAATTCATCGGACAGCTCATGAGTTGGGATTAAGAACCAATGCAACTCTTCTGTTTGATCATATAGAAACGCCCCAAAATATTGCTGAGCACTTAAAAAAATTAAGAGACTTACAGGACGAAACACACGGATTTAAAACTTTGGTTCCGCTAAAGTTTGCTAACCAGAATAACGCTCTAGGCAAGATCTCTCGTTACAAAAATCGCTCCCCTCTCCGCCTTGCCTTGTTATTTGCCTCAATACGTCTATTCTTAGATAACTTTGACAATATAAAGTCTTTATGGAATTACTTGGGTATAACTAACGCTCTAGAAATGCTTAATTGTGGAGCTAATGATTTTTCTTCCACCCATATTGGAGAACAAGTTTTCCAGATGGCATCCTCCAAAGATCCCGTACGTATGGATATTCCTGGCATGCAAAAATTAATTTCTGGAATAGGTCGAAAACCTTGTCTGGTCAATTCTCAAACAGTTTAA
- a CDS encoding DUF502 domain-containing protein: MRKHFITGLVILLPLAITVAIVGVIVNFLTQPFVGLASSFFEKFSFYSQHRAFLRFCLQIILLFGLFFVTVLLGFLARLMVFKSLLSIYDKILHRIPIIKTVYKAAQQVMTTIFGSQSGSFKQVVMVRFPSENIRCIGLVSGDAPNPCSLPEDKEDPLVTVFIPTTPNPTSGFLTVFPRSTVTFLDMKIEDAFKYIISCGVLCSTPECTSPIPEENASTDAHENHTERT; the protein is encoded by the coding sequence ATGCGAAAACACTTTATCACAGGGTTAGTAATTTTACTCCCTCTAGCAATAACAGTCGCTATCGTAGGAGTTATTGTAAATTTTTTAACCCAACCTTTTGTAGGGTTAGCCTCAAGTTTTTTCGAAAAATTTTCTTTCTATAGTCAACATAGGGCCTTCTTGAGGTTTTGTTTACAAATTATCCTGCTTTTTGGCCTGTTCTTTGTTACAGTGCTCTTGGGTTTCTTGGCTCGTCTGATGGTTTTTAAATCTCTACTATCTATCTACGACAAAATTCTACATCGCATCCCTATCATAAAGACCGTATATAAAGCCGCTCAACAAGTAATGACAACTATATTTGGGTCTCAATCAGGATCCTTTAAGCAGGTAGTCATGGTCCGCTTCCCTTCAGAGAATATCCGATGCATAGGTCTTGTCTCTGGCGATGCCCCTAATCCATGCTCCTTACCCGAAGACAAAGAGGATCCTCTAGTTACCGTTTTTATACCAACGACCCCTAACCCAACCTCTGGCTTCCTTACCGTGTTTCCTCGATCAACAGTTACGTTTTTAGATATGAAAATTGAAGATGCCTTCAAATATATTATCTCTTGCGGAGTGTTGTGCTCGACCCCGGAGTGCACTTCGCCTATTCCCGAGGAAAATGCTAGTACAGACGCACACGAAAATCATACTGAAAGGACCTAA
- a CDS encoding transporter associated domain-containing protein — translation MQTPMVPTLVLFLLCSLTISSKEPPPPFFCRLYKRLFPSKTNANSSYNNILSLFSVSLYLYYPLILMKNYSEEQKLWPSLLLAILLGYVLPSWLSRHLSSRVKKLFIFTGTFCATTVLPAKKLLSFLSPPPTEEAPASKPKAAITQEFNSKLEEALVSFEDLIVREVMVPKIDIFALPEELPIQEAMAKITSEGYSRIPIYRKSVDTVTGIVLVKDLLSILQHCNSDKTLKPLSSIAKPAMYTPEIKKATLMLQDFRQHRKHLAIVVNEYGYTEGIVTMEDIIEEIIGEISDEHDSKEDLPYRKFGNSWIVDGRMNISDAEELFQLHIDHENSYDTLGGHVFHKLGAVPQKGMKLNHEQFDIEIISCSERSIGKLKITPLKKPSSSDQ, via the coding sequence ATGCAAACTCCAATGGTTCCCACCCTCGTCTTGTTTCTTCTTTGCTCTCTAACAATTTCTAGCAAAGAACCCCCTCCTCCTTTTTTCTGTCGCTTATACAAGAGACTATTTCCGTCAAAAACAAATGCTAATAGTTCGTATAACAATATCTTATCTCTCTTCTCAGTATCCCTCTACCTTTACTACCCCTTAATTCTTATGAAAAATTATTCTGAGGAGCAAAAGCTGTGGCCTTCTCTTTTGTTAGCCATATTGCTTGGATACGTACTTCCTTCCTGGCTCTCTCGGCATCTTTCCTCGAGAGTAAAAAAACTTTTTATCTTTACCGGAACTTTTTGTGCAACAACCGTTCTGCCAGCAAAAAAGCTACTTTCCTTCCTCAGTCCCCCACCCACAGAAGAAGCTCCGGCATCAAAACCAAAAGCTGCTATCACTCAAGAATTTAATAGCAAACTGGAAGAAGCTTTGGTTTCTTTCGAGGATCTTATCGTTCGCGAAGTAATGGTGCCCAAAATAGATATCTTCGCTCTTCCAGAAGAGCTCCCTATACAAGAGGCTATGGCTAAAATCACTAGCGAAGGGTATAGCAGGATCCCTATCTACAGAAAAAGTGTAGATACAGTTACAGGAATAGTTTTGGTCAAAGACCTTTTATCCATACTGCAGCATTGCAATTCGGATAAAACTCTCAAACCTCTATCCTCCATTGCTAAACCTGCCATGTATACCCCAGAAATCAAGAAAGCTACCTTGATGCTTCAAGACTTTCGTCAGCATCGAAAACATCTGGCTATTGTTGTCAACGAATACGGGTACACTGAAGGAATTGTCACAATGGAAGACATTATAGAAGAGATTATTGGAGAAATTTCTGACGAACATGATAGTAAAGAAGATCTTCCCTATAGAAAATTTGGTAACTCTTGGATAGTCGATGGAAGGATGAACATTTCAGATGCCGAAGAGCTTTTCCAGCTGCACATTGACCATGAAAATAGCTACGACACCCTGGGGGGACATGTCTTTCATAAGCTCGGAGCTGTGCCACAAAAAGGAATGAAGTTGAATCACGAACAATTTGATATTGAAATTATTAGCTGTTCTGAACGAAGCATTGGAAAGTTGAAAATTACTCCTCTGAAGAAACCTTCTTCTTCCGATCAATAG
- a CDS encoding UPF0158 family protein, which translates to MTTYPIPQNPLLLRVLRLMDAFSKSDDERDFYLDRVEGFILYIDLDKDEEDLKKIYEEIETHADRYCLIPKLTFYETKKIMETFINEKIYDIDTKEKFLEILQTKNAREQFLEFIYDHESELEKWQQFYLERSRIRIIEWLRNNRFHFVFEEDLDFSKDTLEQLKVHLFDTKVSKDIAQARQLLMNKAKVYYSNEALNPRPKRGRPPKQTAKVEAETAVSSDIYTQVPPAARRFLFLPEITSASSITFSEKFDTEEEFLAHLRGAGRVEDQLNLANLSERFASLKELSAKLGYDSEEDLGSGDLSFFDDDDDDDDEDSVLSKKSAKAAGSRRGRKKKS; encoded by the coding sequence ATGACTACATATCCTATTCCTCAAAATCCTTTGCTACTAAGAGTACTTCGCTTGATGGATGCCTTCTCAAAGTCTGATGATGAGAGGGATTTTTATTTGGATCGTGTCGAAGGGTTTATCCTTTACATTGATTTGGATAAAGACGAAGAAGATCTTAAAAAAATCTATGAAGAGATAGAAACTCATGCTGACAGATACTGTTTGATTCCTAAGTTGACCTTCTATGAAACGAAGAAGATCATGGAGACTTTCATTAATGAGAAGATCTATGATATTGATACTAAGGAGAAGTTTTTAGAGATTCTTCAAACTAAGAATGCTAGAGAGCAGTTTTTAGAGTTTATCTATGACCATGAGTCAGAATTAGAAAAGTGGCAACAGTTTTATTTGGAACGCTCCCGGATACGAATTATAGAATGGCTTCGGAACAATAGGTTTCACTTTGTTTTTGAGGAGGATTTAGATTTTTCTAAAGATACTCTCGAACAGTTAAAAGTGCATCTTTTTGATACGAAGGTTTCTAAGGATATAGCTCAAGCTCGTCAGCTGTTAATGAATAAGGCTAAAGTTTATTATTCTAATGAGGCTTTGAATCCTCGACCTAAAAGAGGAAGACCCCCCAAACAGACAGCTAAAGTAGAGGCAGAGACGGCGGTTTCTAGTGATATCTATACGCAGGTTCCTCCCGCAGCAAGACGTTTTCTCTTTCTTCCAGAAATTACTTCGGCTTCTTCCATTACTTTCTCGGAGAAATTTGATACTGAGGAAGAGTTTTTAGCCCACCTCAGAGGAGCCGGTCGGGTAGAAGATCAGCTGAATTTGGCTAATTTGTCAGAAAGATTTGCTTCATTGAAGGAGTTATCGGCTAAGTTAGGGTACGATTCTGAAGAGGATCTCGGTTCAGGAGATCTTTCTTTCTTCGATGATGATGACGATGACGACGACGAAGACTCTGTCTTGTCTAAGAAATCAGCGAAAGCTGCAGGATCTCGTAGGGGGAGAAAAAAGAAATCTTAG
- a CDS encoding menaquinone biosynthesis protein, producing MSGQFSNSLIKLGCVDYINALPLYYGGILSFPSVDLWFGKPSELLSRFLTFSPSNRNITPSEVFLTGSTGTFLPSAAFLPTYGIAAYKNILSVNLYAKPSLFSYSSTLSKIAITKESCASVALLQVLCNRLWKINPKFISTSTEILLQNYSQYDGILLIGDTALKNQIIQGLVTYDLANAWYELTRLPFVFACFLLSPNFSQKKLLESFLDTSLKFFEQDPALVLTRAKQKTLLPIDYLKRYYSHCQYRLGKEELRGLDTFRKYYEELSSSNHLTKPSALQSR from the coding sequence TTGTCTGGTCAATTCTCAAACAGTTTAATCAAACTCGGTTGCGTAGATTATATTAACGCTCTACCTCTCTACTATGGGGGCATTCTTTCCTTTCCTTCTGTCGATTTATGGTTCGGAAAGCCTTCTGAGCTTTTAAGCCGCTTTCTAACCTTTTCTCCTTCAAATAGAAATATTACCCCTTCTGAAGTCTTTCTGACAGGAAGTACAGGAACCTTTTTACCTTCGGCAGCTTTTCTACCAACCTATGGTATAGCAGCCTATAAGAATATTCTAAGCGTAAATCTATATGCCAAACCTTCTTTGTTCTCCTACTCATCTACTCTATCAAAAATTGCCATCACTAAAGAAAGCTGTGCCTCTGTAGCTCTGCTGCAAGTGTTATGTAATAGACTATGGAAAATAAACCCGAAATTCATTAGTACCTCTACAGAAATCTTGTTGCAAAATTACTCTCAATATGACGGCATTCTACTTATCGGAGATACAGCTCTAAAAAACCAAATCATACAAGGATTAGTCACTTATGATCTAGCCAATGCATGGTATGAACTTACTCGTCTTCCCTTTGTTTTTGCTTGCTTTCTTTTATCCCCGAATTTTTCTCAAAAAAAACTTTTAGAAAGTTTTTTGGACACTTCTCTCAAATTCTTTGAACAAGATCCTGCTTTAGTCCTTACCAGAGCAAAGCAGAAGACTCTCCTCCCCATCGATTATTTAAAACGTTATTACTCTCATTGCCAGTATCGTCTAGGAAAAGAAGAACTTCGAGGATTAGACACTTTTCGTAAATATTACGAAGAACTATCCTCTTCAAATCATCTTACAAAACCAAGCGCTCTGCAATCGCGATGA